Proteins from a genomic interval of Eriocheir sinensis breed Jianghai 21 chromosome 20, ASM2467909v1, whole genome shotgun sequence:
- the LOC127001360 gene encoding uncharacterized protein LOC127001360, with protein MKAVVVLVVAAAAAVVADPEPKADPDGSYHLDSRGVHYQLGLTPPRQLLETHHAATHGRMQGEEVTARAYKGQTEQRDSNTGYAWAYEVAAPSSGDRKAAREERRGDLVVGQYSVVEPDGSLRVVDYFVKPETGFRASVNNDAEVMAQRVAAQYPGADVFQDPQLRSQRPQVTQDVFQMPQTSPAATSHFETPQFRSQSPQVTQDVFQRPQTSSQVPDHFKSPHFRTQRPQVTQDAFQRPQTSSQVPDHFTSPHFRDQTRDSQLKDHFQSPHSRDHILSPHLKDTVQSPLVTDHFKAPQFRDQFQRPQSRDPAQSPQFRLQSQSPRLQDSFTGPFKEFGNLFRSPQFGSHQLGQVFQLPQIGGQVAGQPFTEFQFQHPHFGQHHILTPQLQNQPLIFPYPHPFPIPLPHLRQDVSAQSLDRLQSSPFRMQQLFDSHQATGNPFSHPTFSKHQFLNQPDQTRSEHTKEQSHGQPRSDPTQEDQFRGHGVVKDDFQGHQAQREQLKPQQARADTPQGRDQKDQFPQQVQGSADQLRSQDFSRDHAQRQQFSEGVFQNPQSRFQHEKQDSRDSLQRQQQFSDQPVSRSPTVMSSVPGSGVTLKTSLSNVDSQRHTQSPGRPLPTAAASSALTQDRNRARGFTSAHARPEARPEARPSPEQSPVTTLV; from the exons atgaag gccgtggtggtgctggtggtggcggcggcagcggcggtggtggcagACCCGGAGCCAAAAGCGGACCCAGATGGCTCTTACCACCTGGACTCCCGCGGGGTGCACTACCAGCTGGGCCTCACGCCGCCGCGCCAGCTGCTGGAGACTCACCACGCGGCCACGCACGGACGCATGCAGGGGGAAGAGGTGACGGCGAGGGCGTATAAGGGACAGACGGAGCAGCGAGATTCT AACACCGGGTACGCCTGGGCCTACGAGGTGGCAGCGCCCTCCAGCGGGGACAGGAAGGCGGCGCGGGAGGAGCGTCGCGGGGACCTGGTGGTGGGTCAGTACAGTGTGGTGGAGCCCGACGGGTCACTCCGCGTGGTGGACTACTTCGTCAAACCTGAGACTGGCTTCCGCGCCTCTGTCAACAACGATGCGGAGGTGATGGCGCAGCGGGTGGCCGCGCAGTACCCAGGAGCAGATGTCTTCCAGGACCCGCAGCTTAGATCTCAGAGGCCACAGGTCACCCAAGATGTCTTCCAAATGCCTCAGACTAGTCCGGCAGCGACAAGCCACTTCGAGACCCCACAGTTCAGGTCCCAGAGTCCACAGGTCACCCAGGATGTCTTCCAAAGGCCCCAGACCAGTTCACAGGTACCGGACCACTTCAAGAGCCCACACTTCAGGACCCAGAGGCCTCAAGTCACCCAAGATGCCTTCCAAAGGCCCCAGACTAGTTCACAGGTGCCAGACCACTTCACAAGCCCACACTTCAGGGACCAGACCCGGGACTCACAACTCAAGGACCACTTCCAGAGTCCACATTCAAGAGACCACATCCTGAGCCCACACTTGAAGGATACGGTCCAGAGCCCACTGGTTACAGACCACTTTAAGGCTCCACAGTTTAGGGACCAGTTCCAGAGGCCACAGTCCAGAGACCCCGCTCAGAGTCCACAGTTCAGGCTCCAGTCCCAAAGTCCGAGGCTTCAGGATTCCTTCACGGGTCCGTTCAAGGAGTTTGGAAACCTCTTCCGGAGTCCGCAGTTCGGCAGCCACCAGCTCGGACAAGTGTTCCAGCTCCCTCAGATCGGCGGGCAGGTCGCCGGTCAGCCCTTCACGGAGTTCCAGTTCCAGCATCCGCACTTCGGCCAGCACCACATCCTCACCCCGCAGCTACAAAACCAACCGCTCATCTTCCCatatcctcatccttttcctattcctttaccACACTTAAGGCAGGATGTGAGCGCGCAGTCCCTGGATCGTCTGCAGAGCTCGCCGTTCAGGATGCAGCAGCTGTTCGACTCTCACCAGGCGACAGGAAACCCGTTCAGCCACCCGACGTTCAGCAAGCACCAGTTCCTCAACCAGCCAGACCAGACCCGCAGCGAGCACACGAAGGAGCAGAGCCACGGCCAGCCTCGGAGTGATCCAACCCAAGAGGATCAGTTTCGTGGACACGGGGTTGTCAAGGACGACTTCCAAGGCCACCAGGCTCAACGGGAACAGCTCAAGCCCCAGCAGGCACGCGCTGACACACCACAAGGCCGTGACCAGAAAGACCAGTTCCCTCAGCAGGTTCAGGGCAGCGCAGATCAGCTTAGGAGCCAAGACTTCAGCCGCGACCACGCACAGAGACAGCAGTTCAGCGAAGGCGTGTTTCAGAACCCCCAGAGCCGATTCCAACACGAGAAACAAGACTCAAGAGATTCCCTACAACGCCAGCAACAGTTCAGCGATCAGCCAGTCAGCCGCAGTCCCACCGTGATGAGCTCAGTGCCAGGCTCGGGCGTGACACTCAAGACATCACTCAGCAACGTCGACAGTCAGCGCCACACCCAGAGCCCTGGCCGCCCTctgcccaccgccgccgcctcctcagcCCTCACGCAAGACCGCAACAGAGCCCGCGGGTTCACTTCTGCACATGCCCGCCCTGAAGCCCGCCCTGAAGCCCGCCCAAGCCCTGAACAATCTCCCGTCACTACCCTTGTCTAG